A window of the Dyadobacter pollutisoli genome harbors these coding sequences:
- a CDS encoding RagB/SusD family nutrient uptake outer membrane protein codes for MKTKLIYNFIAAAGLLTATSCKDFLDYEPKGLLSSDNIKSASGAESLVTAAYAGVGNDDMVGPMTSMWVYGSVRSDDAYKGGGGVADVAEIDFYEHYNLTRPDLGLMHPYTWENFYKAISRANAALNSLSALTDAEFPLKKERQAEMHFLRGHAHFMLKMLFKNIPYITEDLTSDQILLESNVKYTNDELWNKIGEDFQFAVDNLPAKQTQIGRANKMAAAAYLAKLRLFQAYEQDANHKVTGINKTRLQEVVTLTQQVISSGQYRLQTDFAENFIAETENGPESIFAIQYSINDGTAVGRISYVTGLNYPHGAPQYGCCGFHQPSQNLANSYKTDANGLPQMDSFNDKNVDFNTDTVDPRVDHTIGVDGHPYKYDNTKPLSNSWIRDPGVYGFFHTMKEQQLATSSSYHKEGPFIGSSKNIDIIRYDDVLLMQAEAYIELGQQALALPLINQIRSRAAASTGRLKKADGTFASKYNVKEYSSAGWTQDHARKALQWERRLEFATESPRFFDLVRWGIAEKTLNAYLEKEKARRPFLATAKFTAGRDEYLPIPQREISFTKGLYKQNPGF; via the coding sequence ATGAAAACCAAACTGATATATAATTTCATTGCCGCAGCCGGGCTATTGACTGCCACATCCTGCAAAGATTTCCTGGACTACGAACCTAAGGGTTTGCTTTCCTCTGATAACATCAAATCCGCTTCCGGCGCTGAGTCGCTGGTGACAGCCGCCTACGCCGGTGTGGGTAATGATGACATGGTGGGCCCGATGACCAGTATGTGGGTGTACGGAAGTGTGCGCTCAGACGATGCCTACAAAGGCGGAGGTGGGGTCGCTGATGTGGCCGAAATCGATTTTTACGAACATTATAACCTTACCCGCCCCGATCTGGGCCTGATGCACCCTTATACCTGGGAGAATTTTTACAAAGCGATTTCACGAGCAAATGCTGCGCTCAACAGTCTAAGCGCATTGACCGACGCTGAATTTCCACTCAAAAAGGAGCGGCAGGCTGAAATGCATTTTCTGCGCGGACATGCTCATTTTATGCTTAAAATGCTTTTCAAGAACATTCCCTACATTACCGAGGATCTGACCAGTGATCAGATTTTGCTGGAATCCAATGTGAAGTATACCAATGACGAGCTTTGGAATAAAATCGGTGAGGATTTTCAATTTGCCGTAGACAATCTGCCAGCGAAGCAAACCCAGATCGGCAGGGCCAATAAAATGGCGGCAGCTGCCTACCTGGCTAAGCTGAGGCTGTTTCAGGCCTACGAGCAGGATGCAAATCACAAGGTTACAGGCATCAACAAGACCAGACTGCAGGAAGTAGTGACATTGACCCAACAAGTGATCAGTTCAGGGCAGTACCGCTTGCAGACTGATTTTGCCGAGAACTTTATCGCTGAAACCGAGAATGGCCCGGAATCTATTTTTGCCATTCAATACAGCATCAATGATGGTACGGCTGTGGGTCGGATCAGTTATGTGACTGGCCTTAATTATCCGCATGGCGCGCCTCAATACGGCTGCTGCGGATTTCATCAGCCTAGCCAAAACCTGGCGAATTCTTACAAAACGGATGCAAACGGGCTGCCACAAATGGATAGTTTCAATGATAAGAATGTGGATTTCAATACCGATACCGTCGACCCACGAGTAGACCATACCATTGGAGTGGACGGCCACCCTTACAAATATGACAACACCAAGCCGTTGAGCAACAGCTGGATACGCGATCCGGGAGTGTATGGCTTTTTTCACACTATGAAAGAGCAGCAACTGGCAACCAGCTCGTCGTACCATAAAGAGGGCCCATTCATTGGCTCGTCCAAAAACATTGATATCATTCGCTATGACGATGTGTTGCTCATGCAGGCAGAGGCTTACATTGAACTCGGACAACAGGCACTGGCATTGCCGCTGATCAACCAGATCCGCAGCCGCGCCGCTGCCAGTACCGGCCGATTGAAAAAAGCAGACGGAACATTTGCTTCCAAATACAATGTAAAAGAATACAGCTCGGCTGGCTGGACACAGGATCATGCACGGAAAGCATTGCAATGGGAACGCAGGCTGGAATTTGCGACCGAAAGCCCCCGTTTCTTCGACCTGGTGCGCTGGGGCATCGCCGAAAAAACCTTGAATGCTTACCTGGAAAAAGAAAAAGCAAGACGACCATTTCTGGCGACTGCCAAGTTCACCGCAGGCAGGGACGAGTATTTGCCAATCCCTCAAAGAGAGATCAGCTTTACAAAAGGGTTATATAAACAAAACCCGGGTTTTTAG
- a CDS encoding carbohydrate kinase family protein, protein MSTEIVIFGEMLWDMLPSGKQPGGAPMNVAIHLKNFGLDPAFISRVGNDDLGLELLDYLDGQGLSTKWIQTGQTHLTGIVKVNLTDKTEVTYKIVQPVAWDYIQVTPENKKRVQQADVFVYGTLAVRSQQSKDSLFELLQEAKLKVFDVNIRPPHFDRATTELLLREANIVKMNEHELATVADWYGIMPDTETRMKFLSEKFSLQMVIVTLGADGAKVLYHDEINTQGGYAVEVQDTIGSGDSFLAMFLKEYLSGTDIPEALRKACAVGAIVATYQGATPSVSESELDQFLTINH, encoded by the coding sequence ATGTCCACTGAAATTGTCATTTTTGGCGAGATGCTCTGGGATATGCTTCCCAGCGGCAAGCAGCCCGGCGGCGCTCCGATGAACGTAGCCATTCACCTCAAAAACTTCGGTCTCGACCCCGCTTTTATCAGCCGTGTGGGTAATGATGACCTGGGCCTTGAACTACTCGATTACCTGGACGGCCAGGGACTTTCGACAAAATGGATCCAGACAGGCCAGACACATTTGACCGGCATTGTCAAAGTTAACCTCACCGACAAGACCGAGGTAACCTACAAAATCGTCCAGCCTGTCGCCTGGGACTACATTCAGGTTACGCCAGAGAACAAAAAACGGGTTCAGCAAGCCGACGTGTTTGTATACGGAACCCTTGCAGTACGTAGCCAGCAATCGAAAGACTCACTTTTTGAATTGTTGCAGGAAGCCAAACTGAAAGTGTTTGACGTAAACATCCGCCCGCCCCATTTTGACAGGGCAACTACCGAGCTGCTGCTGCGCGAAGCCAACATCGTGAAAATGAATGAGCATGAGCTCGCGACCGTGGCCGACTGGTATGGCATCATGCCTGATACCGAGACGCGTATGAAGTTTCTTTCTGAGAAATTTTCCCTGCAAATGGTGATCGTAACCTTGGGAGCCGATGGCGCCAAAGTGCTTTACCACGATGAGATCAATACGCAGGGAGGCTACGCGGTTGAAGTTCAGGACACCATTGGCAGCGGCGACTCGTTCCTGGCGATGTTCCTTAAAGAGTATTTATCCGGTACCGATATCCCCGAAGCGCTCCGAAAAGCTTGTGCGGTAGGCGCCATTGTCGCCACCTATCAGGGAGCAACCCCTTCTGTTTCTGAATCTGAACTTGACCAATTCCTCACCATTAACCATTAA
- a CDS encoding SusC/RagA family TonB-linked outer membrane protein, protein MFKRLLWMTVVIICSLQAAWAQKVTISGTVKAADGEALPGVSVLEKGTNNGAVSDVSGKYSIGVASGATLVFSYVGMQAVEAAIGTKSVIDVTMQADSKNLSEVVVVGYTSSKKEDLTGAIAVVDMAPLKNISSGNPMQALQGRVPGLYIEKTGSPNGTNSRILIRGANTLGNTDPLYIIDGVPTKRPEVFQGLNPNSIESIQVLKDASASSIYGSRASNGVIIVTTKNGANSNGKINIDFNSSVSAQSEKYARFKMLNAADRGRALWQASVNDRVNPEDGYGALYSFDWNKDFNNPVLNSVKAQPLVGGNANMPAGDTDWQAEMYKTGIVTNNELTISGGNKNSSLQVNLGYYKNTGMLRYTDYGKLSGRINALTSAFDGKLKIGANMQVTSSNETLASTDIGGALTPGLAVTLAPTIPVYAKDGSWGGAIGSGYSDRNNPLHMQEINKWDNAHRLTLFGNVFAEFEPIKNLFIKSSLGADNASFYFKNIEQSFEEGSFGRANNSLTIDQNRYLSITWSNTIRYNMDLGNNHFKFLAGIEAIKNDSDYEIARKEGFAVQTEDYFVLNAGTGNVNVTGSGSGSRLLSQFARVDYGFSDRYLAAITIRRDGSSRFGSENAYGIFPAASVGWRIDKEQFFQSVKHISNLKLRAGVGRVGNQEIGDLARFGLYDTRYGARQSQFPNGHNGFFDQFYNIGTAYDLNGANTGNLPSGFVSIQGANPNLKWETTDEANVGVDFGFFDGMIQGSFDYFTRKTSDILITPPIASAVGEGQLRVLNGASKSNNGFEFSAGYYARPKGDFTYNVMAGVSRFRDKITALPEEVRAAYAGNATQTILGHSQFDLFGYKTAGLFQSQQEVDAAPSQVGAGPGRIRYVDTNGDGKIDDLDRVFFGTTLPAFEYNVKVEAFYKNFDLSIFGSGIAGRKGFDSYTFYNNFIRGRDNVGPGVFDAWSPSNTGSRVPALSLSDPNNETRTSDYFNVNTSYFKLRNVQLGYALSSDLVQKIKLQRIRVYVMAENLFLIKSKSFAGPDPERTDINAIPIPRTITAGLNISF, encoded by the coding sequence ATGTTCAAACGATTACTTTGGATGACCGTCGTCATCATTTGCTCATTGCAGGCTGCTTGGGCACAAAAAGTTACCATTTCCGGTACTGTAAAAGCCGCAGACGGTGAAGCATTACCCGGCGTAAGCGTACTCGAAAAAGGTACCAACAATGGTGCCGTCAGCGACGTTTCGGGAAAATACTCGATCGGTGTTGCGTCCGGTGCCACCCTGGTTTTCTCGTATGTGGGTATGCAGGCCGTAGAGGCTGCGATTGGAACAAAGTCGGTCATAGACGTCACCATGCAGGCCGATTCTAAAAATCTCTCCGAGGTCGTGGTTGTCGGTTATACTTCTTCCAAAAAGGAGGACCTTACTGGTGCCATTGCGGTCGTAGATATGGCCCCATTGAAAAATATCAGCTCGGGTAACCCCATGCAGGCGTTGCAGGGACGCGTTCCGGGGTTATACATTGAAAAGACCGGCTCACCTAACGGTACCAACTCCCGCATCCTGATCCGCGGTGCGAACACACTCGGCAATACCGATCCGCTCTATATTATCGACGGGGTACCTACCAAAAGACCCGAAGTTTTTCAGGGGTTAAACCCTAATTCCATCGAATCCATTCAGGTTTTGAAAGATGCATCGGCATCCTCCATTTATGGTTCACGGGCATCGAATGGTGTTATCATCGTGACTACAAAAAACGGGGCCAATAGCAATGGAAAGATCAACATTGACTTCAATAGCAGCGTTTCGGCCCAATCTGAAAAATATGCGCGGTTTAAAATGCTGAATGCCGCAGACCGGGGCCGTGCGCTCTGGCAGGCGTCCGTGAATGACCGTGTGAACCCCGAAGACGGTTATGGTGCATTGTATTCATTTGATTGGAATAAAGATTTCAACAACCCTGTGCTCAATAGCGTGAAAGCACAGCCATTGGTCGGTGGAAACGCGAATATGCCCGCCGGAGATACGGACTGGCAAGCCGAAATGTACAAAACCGGCATTGTCACCAACAACGAGCTGACCATTTCGGGTGGTAACAAAAACTCCTCGTTGCAGGTCAATTTGGGATACTACAAAAACACCGGTATGCTCCGCTACACCGATTATGGCAAGCTCAGCGGGCGTATCAATGCATTGACAAGCGCATTTGACGGTAAACTGAAAATTGGCGCAAATATGCAGGTGACTTCGTCCAATGAAACGCTGGCCTCTACCGATATCGGCGGCGCGCTCACACCGGGACTGGCCGTTACCCTCGCTCCTACCATCCCCGTTTATGCCAAAGACGGCTCATGGGGTGGCGCTATCGGCTCTGGTTACTCAGACAGAAACAATCCGCTGCATATGCAAGAGATCAACAAATGGGACAATGCACACCGCCTGACATTGTTTGGTAATGTGTTTGCAGAGTTTGAACCGATCAAAAATCTGTTTATCAAATCCAGTTTGGGTGCAGATAATGCGAGCTTTTATTTCAAAAACATTGAACAATCGTTCGAAGAGGGTTCGTTTGGTCGGGCCAATAACAGCCTCACCATTGATCAGAACCGCTATTTGAGCATTACCTGGTCTAATACGATCCGCTACAACATGGACCTGGGCAATAACCATTTCAAGTTTCTGGCCGGTATTGAAGCCATTAAAAATGACTCGGATTATGAAATCGCCAGAAAAGAGGGTTTCGCAGTGCAGACCGAAGATTACTTTGTGTTAAACGCCGGAACAGGTAATGTCAATGTGACCGGCAGCGGTTCAGGAAGCAGGTTGTTATCCCAATTTGCCCGTGTAGACTACGGCTTTTCGGACCGGTACCTGGCTGCGATAACGATCCGTCGCGACGGTTCTTCGCGCTTTGGATCAGAAAATGCATATGGTATTTTCCCCGCGGCATCGGTCGGCTGGCGCATTGATAAGGAACAGTTTTTCCAAAGCGTCAAACACATCAGCAACCTGAAACTGCGGGCTGGCGTGGGCCGCGTTGGTAATCAGGAAATTGGTGACCTTGCCCGCTTTGGACTTTATGATACCCGCTACGGCGCAAGGCAATCCCAGTTTCCGAACGGTCACAATGGCTTTTTCGATCAGTTTTACAACATTGGAACCGCTTATGACCTCAATGGCGCCAATACAGGCAACTTGCCATCGGGTTTTGTATCGATTCAAGGCGCAAACCCTAACCTGAAATGGGAAACAACAGACGAAGCCAATGTCGGTGTTGATTTCGGGTTCTTCGACGGCATGATCCAAGGCTCATTCGACTACTTCACCCGTAAAACAAGCGACATTCTGATCACCCCGCCGATTGCGTCGGCTGTGGGAGAAGGCCAGCTGAGGGTACTTAATGGTGCTTCCAAAAGCAATAATGGTTTCGAGTTTTCGGCAGGATATTATGCGCGGCCAAAAGGTGATTTCACTTACAATGTGATGGCCGGGGTGAGCCGTTTCCGTGACAAGATTACTGCCCTGCCCGAAGAAGTGAGGGCTGCTTATGCCGGCAATGCGACACAGACTATTTTGGGACATTCTCAGTTTGACCTGTTTGGCTACAAAACAGCAGGTCTTTTCCAGAGCCAGCAGGAAGTGGACGCCGCTCCGAGCCAGGTTGGTGCAGGCCCCGGCCGCATCCGTTATGTTGACACCAATGGTGATGGTAAGATCGATGATCTGGACCGGGTATTTTTCGGAACCACATTGCCTGCATTTGAATACAATGTGAAAGTAGAGGCTTTTTACAAAAACTTTGATCTTTCCATTTTCGGATCAGGAATTGCCGGAAGAAAAGGATTTGATTCCTATACTTTCTACAACAACTTCATCCGCGGGCGCGACAATGTGGGCCCTGGTGTGTTTGACGCCTGGTCGCCTTCCAATACCGGCTCCCGCGTTCCTGCATTGTCGCTGTCTGATCCCAATAATGAGACGCGGACATCGGATTATTTCAATGTCAATACTTCCTATTTCAAGCTGAGAAATGTGCAGCTGGGTTATGCGCTGAGCAGCGACCTGGTACAAAAGATCAAGCTGCAGAGGATCCGTGTATATGTGATGGCAGAAAACCTGTTTCTGATCAAATCCAAGAGTTTTGCTGGCCCTGATCCCGAACGGACGGATATCAACGCGATCCCGATCCCGAGGACAATCACAGCAGGTCTAAACATTTCTTTCTAA